A portion of the Phyllopteryx taeniolatus isolate TA_2022b chromosome 15, UOR_Ptae_1.2, whole genome shotgun sequence genome contains these proteins:
- the ttll11 gene encoding tubulin polyglutamylase TTLL11 — MSDRHGGTEVVEGGGENDDECFVPLSPVLLDASGVPALECRNTGTEGVEVGKNLNQQQVPVKGTGKVVGGRWEENGNYSRGIHAPEDGGTLGKKRRPVTVDTSKAKTSLEGLKISIRQLKWREIPTGRRAPCDIYWHGVSFHDNENITSGQVNKFPGMLEMSRKINLSRAVRIMQELFPVEYDFYPRSWILPDEYQQFSTQIRTVKESDETLDPTFIVKPDGGSQGEGIYLIRDPAELRAAGAQARQAVVQEYIRKPLLVDKLKFDIRLYVLLKSLEPLEIYIAKEGLTRFCTEPYQEPSQKNLGHVFMHLTNYSLNVHSGNFVHSESQSTGSKRTLSSVLRRLAAKGVDVKRLWSDIIALVIKTVVAVAPQLKVYYQADIPPGKPGPSCFQILGFDILLMKNLKPVLLEVNSNPSMRIEHEQEVAPRVFECVPSPVDEEVKVGVIRDTLRLVDPGLKKASSSQWKSVGVEEAGGDAMPSPCLKQVYPKYSRQFNYLRLVERIAALFIRFLGVKGNMRLGPTAFRTFIRNCKLSSSNFTMASVDILYIDIVRRWSGALPDSREAGMGLQAFVEAFFYLAARRFKSQTPREQAASLLDLCEAQLESRTPGPEERRSLSCSRAASRGAAGAPKHQAHAQQPGPHSPAPLPRRASSQDCRRAKPRSREAHAEN, encoded by the exons ATGAGCGACCGCCATGGCGGCACGGAGGTCGTCGAGGGCGGCGGGGAAAACGACGACGAGTGTTTCGTGCCCCTCTCCCCGGTGCTGCTCGACGCTTCCGGGGTGCCCGCCCTAGAATGCCGCAACACGGGGACGGAGGGTGTCGAGGTCGGGAAGAATCTCAATCAACAGCAGGTCCCCGTTAAAGGCACCGGGAAGGTGGTGGGGGGCAGGTGGGAGGAAAACGGGAACTACTCGAGGGGCATTCATGCCCCGGAGGATGGAGGGACACTCGGCAAGAAGAGGAGGCCGGTGACGGTGGACACGTCCAAAGCCAAAACCTCCCTGGAGGGACTGAAGATCAGCATCAGGCAGCTCAAGTGGAGAGAG ATTCCCACAGGAAGACGAGCACCATGTGACATCTACTGGCACGGTGTCTCCTTCCACGACAATGAGAACATCACATCAGGCCAGGTCAACAAGTTCCCAG GAATGCTGGAAATGTCGCGGAAGATCAACCTGAGCCGAGCGGTGCGCATTATGCAGGAGTTGTTCCCCGTGGAGTACGATTTTTATCCGCGGTCCTGGATCCTGCCCGACGAGTACCAGCAGTTCTCCACGCAG ATCCGCACGGTGAAGGAGAGCGACGAGACGCTCGACCCCACGTTCATCGTCAAGCCCGACGGCGGCTCTCAGGGCGAAGGCATCTACCTCATCCGCGACCCCGCCGAGCTGAGGGCGGCGGGCGCGCAGGCCCGGCAGGCCGTGGTGCAGGAGTACATCCGCAAACCGCTGCTGGTGGACAAGCTCAAGTTCGACATCCGCCTCTACGTGCTGCTCAAGTCGCTGGAGCCGCTGGAGATCTACATCGCCAAAGAGGGCCTGACGCGCTTCTGCACCGAGCCCTACCAG GAGCCGAGCCAGAAGAACCTGGGCCACGTCTTCATGCACCTGACCAACTACTCGCTCAACGTGCACAGCGGCAACTTCGTGCACTCGGAAAGCCAGAGCACGGGCAGCAAGCGCACGCTCTCCAGCGTGCTCCGCCGGCTGGCCGCAAAGGGCGTGGACGTCAAGCGGCTTTGGTCGGACATCATCGCCCTGGTCATCAAGACCGTCGTCGCCGTGGCGCCTCAACTCAAAGTTTACTACCAGGCCGACATCCCGCCGGGGAAGCCCGGACCCTCCTGCTTCCAG ATCTTAGGTTTCGATATCCTCCTGATGAAGAACCTGAAGCCCGTCCTTCTGGAGGTCAACTCCAACCCCAGCATGCGGATCGAGCACGAGCAGGAG GTGGCGCCGAGAGTGTTCGAATGCGTTCCCAGTCCGGTGGACGAGGAGGTGAAAGTGGGCGTGATCAGGGACACGCTACGCCTGGTGGACCCCGGACTCAAGAAAGCGTCTTC TTCCCAGTGGAAGTCGGTGGGCGTGGAGGAGGCCGGGGGTGACGCCATGCCCTCGCCGTGCCTGAAGCAGGTGTACCCCAAGTACAGCCGGCAGTTCAACTACCTTCGGCTGGTGGAGCGCATCGCCGCCCTCTTCATCCGCTTCCTCGGCGTCAAAGGGAACATGCGCCTCGGGCCCACCGCCTTCCGAACCTTCATCAG AAACTGCAAGCTGAGCAGCAGCAACTTCACCATGGCGTCGGTGGACATCCTTTACATCGACATCGTGCGCCGCTGGTCCGGAGCCTTGCCCGACTCTCGGGAAGCGG GCATGGGCTTACAGGCCTTTGTGGAGGCCTTCTTCTACCTGGCCGCTCGCAGGTTCAAGTCCCAGACGCCCCGGGAGCAGGCGGCGTCCCTCCTGGATCTGTGCGAGGCTCAGCTGGAGTCACGGACGCCGGGCCCGGAGGAGCGCCGCTCGTTGAGTTGCAGTCGGGCGGCGTCCCGCGGGGCCGCGGGTGCCCCCAAGCACCAGGCCCACGCCCAACAGCCTGGGCCGCACTCGCCCGCACCTCTGCCGCGCCGGGCTTCCAGCCAGGACTGCCGCAGAGCCAAGCCTCGCTCGCGAGAGGCTCATGCTGAGAACTGA